CTGCTGGATATCAACAGCACGGTTCCCCGCGACATGTTCCGGCAGGCCGGAGCCGCCGCAGGAAGCTACAGTCATGGGGACCTGTTCATGGGGTTCCACTGCGGCAACACCCCCAAGTCCTGTCTGAAAACCAGCGGGATAGGCTACCAGTTGATCATGCACCGCTTGATGGAGCCCGACAGCGAGCCGGATATCACGAGGGGGACCCTGGAGGGACAGATCGCGCCCGGTGAGATCACGATCATGCGCGTACAGGCCACTCCAGGGGCTGGCATGGCCGCCTACGCCGCCGAGGGCGAGGTGCTGGATATCGATCCGCGGACGTTCGGCGGGACAGGGGTGATCGCGATTCCGCAGATGGCGCGCTTTTACAGGCACGTCCTGCTGGAGAAGGCGTTCCCGCACCATACGGCGGTTGCGTTCGACAGGGCGGGTCATACGGTCAGCGCGGCCCTGAAACTACTGGGTGTCGATGATATCTCGTTCAACCTGCCTTCCGCTACGCTCTACCCCGGCGAAAGCCCGTACTGGTAACGGACAGAAAATACGTTCAGCCCATTATCACGCGCAATTCGGCTGTCTGCTTGCCCGCCAGCTGCTCCACCTGTATTCCGGTTCGCCCGTCCGTCACGGGCAGCTCCTCGCCATCGAGCGTGGCCCGCCCCACTCCGCGCTCCACGCCGTCGGGGTTCTCCACCAGCGCATTGACCCGGCAGCCGCGGAATTCTCTGACAGCTCCGTACTCTTTCCACCCGGCGGGAACGACCGGGTCCACGCCCAGGCTGTCGTAATCGGCCATCAGCCCCAGCATCCGTTCCACCGTGCGCCGCAGCCAGCTTACCGAACCGGTGAAATTGCTGTAGAAGTTCCTGCCGTATTGATCGTGCGCCGGTCCGACCGTGAAATTGGATACCTGGCTCGGCGGCCCGCTGGCGATATCCGGGATAGTGGCCGACGGCAGCACTTTTCTGAGTTCCCGCCACGCGAGCGTACCCATCCCCCGGCAGGCCAGGCCGTAGCAGAAGAAACTCTGGCCGTGGGTATAGATCGAGCCGTTTTCAAACAGGCCGGGGATAATGTCGGCGATTCTGCCCACCTGGCGGCTGGCCGCGGTGTAGGGCGGCGAGATAAGCACCTTGCCGAACGGGGTGTCGAGCTCCTCCAGCGCGGCCAGCACCTGCTCCACTCGGCCGGCTTTGGCCGCGACTCCGTTGAACAGCGACCAGGCGTTGACATTGAGGTGGATCTTGCCTTCCGCGCAGGAACCGGCTCCCACCGGAGTCCCGTCGCCCATGAACGCGTAGATGTAGTGCCGGCCGTCCCAGGAAGTGTCGTTGATAATCCCGGTCACCTCATCGGCCAGCCCCTCCGCCCAGGCAGCGTCGCTTTGCTCTCCCAGCCAGCGGGCCAGCCCGGCGAATCTGCGGGCGGCGAACACCAGCGCCATGGTCAGCCATACGCTCACTCCCCGGCCGTCCTCGCCCACACCGTCGAGCGAATCGTTCCAGTCACCGTGGCCGATCAGGCACAGGCCCTTCCCGCTGCGATGGTTCCAGAGTCCCTCGATACTGCGCCGCGCGTGCTCGTAGAGCGTGGCCTTGTTGTGATGGTCCACGCGTCCCGTCTCCCGGTCGAAAAAACCCTCCTCGCGGAAGCAAAACTCGCGGTCGCCGGTCTGCTGGACATATCCCGCCAGTGTGTCGGGGATCCAGGAGCAGCAGTCCAGGTAATTGCGCAGGTCGTGGGGAGCGCCGGGGTATTTGGCGAACTGTCTCATCGCGGTCCCGTCTGCATACTGGTGGCGCAGCACGCTCGGCAGGTGGACGGCCACGAACTCCGGGTTGAACGGCGTGATTCCCATCATGTACTGCAGGCTGTCGCGGTAACCGACCATGTCCAGCGACAGCGGCACCCGCACGCTGTTGCGGCCCTGGTATTTAAACCAGACGTTGAAAAACCGGTCCAGTTCGCTGTCGGGAGTCCGGCTGAGCTGCCGGGCGAACAGTTCGCGCCAGCGGTCGCTGGCCCGCCGTTGTTCCAGTTCCACTCCCTGGTTTGCAAAGTATTTCCCGGCCAGTTCGCCGATATGCTGTTCCGCCTCGGCGGGGTTTTCGGCCGTGGTCCCCTGGAGAAAGTCGATCACTGTTTGCTCGCCGGGGCCGAGGGTAAGTTCGAACTGCATGGCGCTGACTATCCCCCGGAACGGCTGCTGACCCAGGCTGTTGCGGCACGCACCCTCGCGGACAGCCTCGGGGATATCCGCCTGTACGCCGGCGCCCAGGAATTCCTCGCCGCTCATGTCGAAACGCTCGAACGGACGGCTGCCGGCCAGGAACCCGTGGCGCGGGTGGCGGTTTTTCTTGTCGCTGTTGACCGCCACGAGGGCGTTGAGATTTTTCAGCACGATTCCCTTGCACACCACCCGCGGATCGAAATAATGTCCCGGATAGGAATCCAGCCCCCAGTTTACCGCCACGAACAGGCTGATTCCGCGCTCGTTCTCTCCCCGGTTGGTCAGTCTCAGCCGCCAGACTTCCAGCGGGTCGTCCACCGGCACGAACACGGTCAGCTCCGAGGCAAGCTCATTACGTTCGGCCGCGATTTTCAGCGAACTTGTCCCCTGCTCGCAAACAAACCCTTCGTACGCACTCTCCTCCCGGCCCATCTGGGGAAACGCATGCCAGATCGAGGGTTCGCCGCCGGTCTCCTCGCGGAGCATGAATAACCTGTGCTCGTCGCGTCCCGGGGCGGTCGGCACATAGGAATTGTCTGTCCGGCGAGTGATCTGGCCGGAAAGGACTGACTCCATGCAGCTGAACCCGCTGCCGCACTGGTCCCAGAAACTGCCCCAGATACCACGTTCGTTGTCGTGGCCCGAGGTCAGCAGATGAATAAACGGCCGGGGAGTGGTTATCCTGCTGACAACTAGGGTGCTGTCGGCCAGAAACCCCTGCGGGTCGTGGAAGTCCTCGAACCTGCTGTAGCGCCGCTGAAGGGCGCTAAGTTGTTCCGGGTCAACCGAGTCGGCAAAAGGTTTGCCTTCCTTGAGACCCTCGAGGCATTTAGCGGCCAGCATGTCCAGTCGAGCGCTGTCCGGCTCGGGCTGGAGCTCCGGTACTTGCTTTGTCATCGATGTTCTCCGCCGGATGAAAATACCATCTTGTCGAGAGGAAAATTAGCGGCAGCATGCGCATCAGCGCAATGCTCTTGGTGGACGGCAAAGCGCAACGTGGCAATTATACCGTTGATTTGAGTCCCGATTTGATTATCTTGCTGTTTCATCCTCACAGAAAAGCGGAAAATTTACCGGAGATGGCGATGGTTTCGCACGCTGCCCGCAAGTTAACATTTCAACTCATCTGCTCGACCGCACTGGTGATTTCAGCCTGCGGACCAACTGGCCCCGGTGAAAGCGAACTGGCGGTCAGTTTCGATCCGGGGCTGCTTGAACGGGTAGGGTCAGCCGCAACCGGCCTGCTCGTTATCGATGAAGACCCGAATATTATCTGGAGCCGGCTGAAACTTGAGAGCGTTTTCGCCAGCCAGCGGGAACTGGTGGACGGATTCCTGGCGGCAGCGGAGAATTCGGCGCTGGCAAGAGGGCGGCTGGACGGCACGGAACCCACAAAACTCGGCGGACTTGAACCCGGCTGCTGCTGGGTGATTACCACCGACGGCATACCCGATGGAGAGGAACTGTTGATCTGGTCGCTGCCGGCGGCTGTCGAGCCGGGGCCTGCCGATAACCGGGAACTGGTCCTGCACCGTTCCAACACAGCCTTGGTTTATGGTACTGGTGATTACGCGCTACAATACTGAACCTGCAAGACGGAGTTGCGCCGCATGAAATACTTAACCGTGATTGTCGTCTCGATTCTGGCCCTGGCCACGGCCGGGCCGCTTTCCGCGCTCGAACTGCCTCTCCATCCGCGTCTCTATCTATCGGTCGAAGGAGCCGAACACGTGCTGTCGCTGGCGCAGGTACGCAGCCGTGCCCGCAGTCCCCGGTTCCGCCAAACACTGGCCCGCGCCGGAGCCTCGTCGAACCCGTCCGAGCGGGCGTTCGTCTACCTGGTGAGCGGCGACACTTCCGGGCTGGCGGTTGTGCGCGCCGCGCTGGAGCGCAACGTATCGAGTTACACGCAGCTGATGGACCGGGCGCTGGCTTTCGACTGGGCTTATGGAGGGCTGAGCGACGCCGAGCGTAAAAAGTACGCGGCCGGGCTGATCGAATCCGCCCGCGCGGTGGGCCGGCGCTACCGGATTCCGACGGTATACCATAACATGTGCCGCGGGCGGAATATGGGCCAGGGCCTGGCGATGCTGGCCGCCTGGGAGGACGCCCCCGGAGCCGCGGGATACGAGGGGCTTGTGACCCGCGAACTGGGCGAATTCCTGGAACTGACCGGTGACGGAAAACAACTGGACGACATGGCCGGACGAGCCGGCTGGGGCGGCGGCTGGCCCGAGGGATACGACTACGACCGCCACGGCTCGCTCTACGCCCTGGAGCTCCTGCTGGCCTGGCGCTCCTGCGGTCTGGGCGATCACCTCTCGGGCAGCACTTTCTGGCGTGATAAAATTCCCTACCTGGTTTACGGCACCGGTCCCGACGGCAGTTTCGTGGTGGGCTACGAGGATAACGACTGGCCGTTTCCCATGCCGCACGAACGCAAACTGATGACTTTTCTGGAGGGTGAGTTCGATTCGGGGCTGGCAAGCTGGTGGATCGACACCTGGGCCGACACCCTGAACGCACCGGCATACTGGGATATCCTGTTCTCGGACCCCCAGGTCCGGAACGTGCCTCCGGACAAGCTGCCGTCCTCGCACCTCGTACCCGGAGTGGGCCTGGTGCTGATGCGAAGCTCCTGGGAGCGCGACGCAACCTTTGTTCATTTCCACTGCGGGCCGTGGTATACCTACCACCAGCATGCGGCCCAGGGATCGTTCACCGCCTGGCGCGGCCGCGACCTGGTGGTGGAACCCGGAGTGTACAACGGCGAGGTGGACGAGCACTATGTCAACTGGCGGATTCGCACGATCAGCCACAACTGTATCACGGTTATGGACCGGAACGAGGTGTTCCTGGGGCCGGAGGCGGTCCGCTCGCCCGCCAACGACGGCGGCCAGTTGATCCAGAACTGGACCCACAAGCCGGCCACGGTCGCCGAGTGGCGCGCCCAGCGTAAACTTCGCGACACCGGCAGGATAATCTCTTTCCTCACCGACCCCAGCCACGATTTCGTGGAGGGCGACGCCGCCGGGGGATATAACCCGGTCAAGGTCCTGTCGTGGAGAAGGCAGATGGTGTTTGTCAAGCCGGACTGGCTGGTGATCCGCGATATGATCGAAAGCGGACGGCCGCACTTTGCCAAAACACTCTACCTGCATACCCCGGAAAAACTGGTTATGGATGGCAATACCGCCCGAACCGAGCCTTCCGCCGGCAACCCGCTGACTGTCTGGAGCCTGCTGCCGCCTCAGGCCGATTTGAGCGTGGGCGGGGGACCGGGCGGCACGTTCACCTATGGCGGCAATGACTGGACAGGACCGGAACAGTATAATACCCAGTACGGCACCGCCTGGCGGCTGACAGTGGCCAGGGACGGCGAGCGGCTGACCGAGTTCCTGACCGTACTTAACCTGGCCGGTGACAATCCGGGTACGGGTGCGGAATTACTGGAAAGCGGCGGTGAGCGGACGGCAGTCGCCCTGGAGGGCGGCCGCTACCAGGTGGCTTTTGAGCGCGGCGCCGGAGGGCGGTACAGCCTGATCGGCGAGGGCATTACCTACTCCATTTGCGGTACCGTTGCCAGCGATGGATACCCGTCGGGCGGCCAGGCTGTCCGCTTGAGCGGGGCCGGCAGCCGGTCTGCTCGAACTGACCGTCACGGCAACTACGCTTTCGACAACCTTCTGCCGGGAGTGTACGCGGTTACGCTCGAGGGAACCGCTAGGTCCCGGGACGTGATAATCGAAGCAGGCAGCCTCGGGGAGGTGAATTTTGATTAGAATGCCGGCTGCAATCTCGATCTTGACCGCAGTGGCGTCTTTTATCGCTCTGCCGTCATTCGCCGGCCGGGAGCAGGCAGTGGAGCTGGCGGAGGCTATCGGCAGGATGGTGCGGCTGGAAAGCCATTACCACAAAGCAGGCGAAAACATGCCCGCCGCTCTCGGCAGGGCTGACCAGCTGTTTGTCGAAACAGTCGACAAATTCGACTCCGAGTCGGCCCGGGAATTTGTCGATGGCGGAGGGGGCGGCAAGGTGGGTCTCGTAGTCCAGGAAACCTCCGGCCTGCAGAACCCGCCCGGTGATGACCCGGCCGCCAGGATGGTCGCCGCGCTGCGGGCAAGCCGCGCGGTCAAAGAGGAAGCCAAGCCGCTGCTCGACGGGTACGGCGGGGCGTTCCTGCTGAACCTCGAAGGCCGTCGCAAACTCCGCCTACGCCTCGGGATAACCGAATTGCTGCCCGCCGCCGGCTTACCCATAACGCTAGCTGACCTGGGTCTGAGCCGGGCCGACAGCGCCACGAACAAAAAGATCGCCGAGGCGGCGGCCGGGGGCAGTGCCGATGATGCCTCGAGCGAGGCGTACCAGTTTTACTCCACTATGCTCGATCTGGATGATCTGGGTGGAAAATTCGGCCGCAAGCACGATGCCGCACTCCTGGCCGACCGCCTGATGACAAGCTCCGGGTATCTGGAAATCGAGGACACGCTCGGGAAGCTGGCGCCGATGACGGTCGGTTTTTTCGGCGACTCCCAGACCGACAACAACCACTGGAGCTCACCGGCCCATTACCCGAAACTTATCGAGGAAGTATTCCTCAGGATTAATCCAGCGGTCACGATTTTCAACGCAGGTATCGGCGGAGATGACAGCGGCGAGGGCCTTGAGCGGATCGAAACAGACGTGCTGGTCAGAAAACCGGACATCTGTTTCGTCCTCTTCGGCGGCAACGACTGCGCCCACTGGGGCGGCGACCGTCCGACCGTATCGCCGGAGCAGTACCGGGAAAATATCGGCGAGATAGTATCCCGGCTCAAAGCGATCGGCTGCCGTCCGGTGCTGATGAGCTACCCCGCTATCCCGGCGCGCGAGTTCGGCGACCACTCAGCGGCCGTCTTGCGCCGGATGAATGACGGGCAGAAAAGAGTGCGCGATGAGCAGGAAACCGGCTGGCTCAAGCTGGCCGAACTGTTCGCCGGACGCGACCCCGGCCGGATGTTTGCTGTCGACCTGATCCACTTCAGTCCCGAGGCCCATCAACTGCTGGCCGGGCGAATTCTGCACTACCTGGTGGAACTGCATTAGTTACAGGCAGTTATGAGTATTTTTATTCCGGAGTCGGTTGTAGCCGCCGGATTTGCCGGGTTTGATAACTTTCCGATAGAACGAAATAGTTGCACAACAATGGATTGACCAGTAAAATTAACTACTTGACGATTGTTCTGCCGTATCGGGCAGAATCGGGCAGAAATTGACGGTACAGGGATTAAGTACCCTACATCCAGGGAGATTTTAAATGTGTACAGCCCGTAAGTTCTTGTTCGTCCTGCTTGCTGTTTTCATGCTTCCGGCCCTTTCCTCAGCTCAAACCGGCGATCTCCGCCTGCTGGACTGGCGTCCGCAATCGATGATGGTGGTGAAGGAGACCGAGGTGCTGAAGCCCAAGTACCCTGTAATCGATGTCCACAACCATCTCGGCCGCCTGGCGAACATGCAGCATTATCTGGAGCAGATGGACGAGGCCGGGGTGTGGAAAGTGGTCAGTCTGGATGGCCGGAGCGCGGGCGATTTTTACAAGAAGCATCTGGAGGCGGTCAAGAAAGTCAGCCCCGAGCGGTTACTCGTTTTTTTCAGACCTGATTTCGACAGGATCGATGAGCCTGGGTGGGGTCAGAAGGAAGCCGCCCGGCTGGAACAGGCTGTTAAGATGGGCTGCCGTGGACTCAAGATTGCGAAGAATCTGGGCCTGACTCACAAGGACAGCACTGGTGCTTTGATCAAGGTCGACGACCGGCGGATCGATCCGATCTGGGCCAAGTGCAGCGAGCTGGGGATTCCGGTGATGATCCATGTTTCGGACCCCAAGGCTTTTTTCACCCCGCTGGATGAGCGTAACGAGCGCTACGACGAACTGGGCGCGCACCCCCGCTGGTCTTTTTACGGTGACCAGTTCCCGTCGAAGGAAGAAATCCTGGCCGCGCGCAACCGCGTGTTCGCCCGCCATCCCAACACGATTTTTATCGGTGCGCATTTCGGCAACCTTCCCGAAGAGATTCATCAGGTGGCCAACTGGCTCGATCTCTATCCCAACTTCTACGTGGATATTGACGCACGGATCAGCGAACTGGGCCGTCAGCCCCGCACCGCGCGCAAGTTTTTCCTCCGCTACCAGGACCGGGTGATGTTCGGCACCGACACGCCGCCGAATGCTGAAGCCTACCGGATATATTACCGGTTCCTGGAAACGGATGACGAATATTTCGACCCGACCGGAGGCCATCACCTCCAGGGCCGCTGGATGATCTACGGGGTTTACCTGCCGGACGATGTGCTGGAGAAGATCTACAACAAAAACGCCCTGAAAGTATTCGGTATGTTCAAGGGAGCGTAGTGGTTCCGGCTCTGCCCCGCTCATAGATCCTGCCCGGCTGTTCCGGGTTGGGCTGACCGAAATCGAAAAGTTGTTTAGCATCTACGGTGTTGCCGTCGCTACCCGCCCATAATTCAGCCCTCTCGGCCCATATGGCCCTTGCGTCCAGAGTAGACCTGGCGGTTATCGGTGCCTATCTCCTGCTGATGATTCTGGTGGGGATGGTGCTGAGTTATTTCAACCGCGACGCCGCGGATTTTTTCCGCAGCGGCAACAAGATGCCGTGGTGGCTGGCCGGGTTCAGCATGTTCATGACCAGCTTCAGCGTCTGGACCTTTACCGGTGCGGCCGGTCTGGCTTACCGGGCGCCGGGCGCTGCGTTCGCCATGTATTTCAGCACCGCCGCCGGCATGATTTTCGGCGTCTGGTTCCTGGCCTCGCTCTGGAGGCGCACGCGGTCGACGACCATTCTTTCCTACCTCACCGAACGCTACAGCCTCGCCACCAATCAGACCTACAGCTGGACGATGATGCCGGCCCAGCTGATCCAGGGCGGAATCCAGTTGCTGGCGCTGGGAACGTTCATCTCCGTGGCCCTCGGCACCGACCTTCGGCTGACCGTGCTGGTCTGCGGGCTGGTGATCGCGCTCTACTGCCTGATCGGCGGACTCTGGGCCGTGGTGGTCACCGACACCCTGCAGTTCATCGTCCTCTTTCCCACCGCGCTGGTAGTGATGGTCCTGGGTTTCAGGGACGTGGGCGGGCTGTCGAGGCTGGTTACCGACGTCCCCGAGGGTTTCTGGAATGTGAACACCGCCGAGTTCGACTGGTGGTATATCCTGGCGTTCGGGGTGATGATGCTGATGGCGATGAACAGCGGCTCGTTGAGCCAGCGCTATTTCTCGGTCAAAAACGAGCGTGAGGCCCGCAAGGTGGCTATCCTGACGATGGTGCTGCTTTTCCTGGCTCCGATCCTCTGGTTCCTGCCACCGCTGTTCGCCAGGGTCAGCGGGCTGGACCTGGAATCGATCAGCCTGGGACTGAATGCTCCCGAGGAGGCCGCCTACGTGGCCTACTGCCTGCATATCCTGCCACACGGCGCTATCGGGGTGATGCTGGCCGCGATGCTCTCGGCGACGATGAGTTCGCTGAGCAGCACGTTCAACGCTTTCTCCGCGGTTATCACCAACGACATTATCAAGCAGGTTTTCTGGAAAGAGGCCTCGGGTAAAACCCTGCTGCTGATCGGCAGGCTGGTTACCTTGGTCTTCGGCGGCCTGGTTATCACCGCCGCGCTGGTGCAGGCCGGCGGCGACGGCAGCGTGTTCGAGCTGATGATGACCTATTCGGCCGTGGTGATCCTGCCGTCCGGCATCCCGATCGTGATGGGCCTGTTCTACCATCGTACGCCGCCCTGGGCGGGAATTGCATCCTACCTGAGCGGAATCATGGCCGGTGTGGGAATGCTGCTGTTTGAAAAGTACCATAGTCTGCTGTTTGCTGATTTTCATTTCCAGATGTCATTTACCGATCAGGTGTTCACGGTGGGCGGGATCAGCCTGGCGGTGTATGTGCTGCCCGGCTTGTTTATCTCCCCGTCGGGCGACTATGCGCTCAAGCTGGCCAGGTTTTACGCCAAGATGCGCACGCCGGTCAGCCCCGGCGAAATCGGCGATACCCGTGCCACCGACACCGGCAGCTTCAGGATCACCGGCTGGACCGCGCTGATCATGGGCGCGGGAGCGGCCAGCCTGGCGTTCCTGGAGTTGAGTTTCCCGGACAGGATGATCAACCTGCTGATCGGCGGGGCAATCGGCATGGCCGGAGTTATTCTGCTGCTGGCCGAGCGGTTCGCCGCCCGGTTGCCGCCGAGGATCAGGACTATACATCCCGAGGATCATGAAAGTAACCCCGGTGACGGAGGTGCCGAATGACAACACGGAACGTCGGAATCGTATTCGTATTCCTGATCGCGGGTCTGCTGGCCTGCCAGAGCGGTCCGCCTCAGGGCGGGCAGATGTACACCAGCCGGGACGAGTCGCTCGCGGCGGCCCATCCACGGCTGATCCTGAGTCCGGAAGTCGCCGAAAATCTGCAGGGCAAGCTGTCCTCCAGCCATGAGTGGCTCTGGACGAGATACCGGCAGGATATCCCTTCCCGGCTGGAGAGCGCTGCCAGTGGTAAGACCGAGCGGCTCGACCGGGGTGTGGCCAACAGCGCGCAGGAGCTGGCGTTTATCTGGAAGATGACCGGCAACCGCGAGCATTTCGAGGCCGCCCGCGACCATCTGCTGGCCCTGGCCCACAGCGACCCCTGGCCGCCGGAAAACGACCTGATCCACGGTCACCTGCTGCAGGGAATCGCCCTGGCCTACGACTGGCTTTATCCCAGGCTCAGCGAGCAGGAGCGAAAAACTGTCTCCGACCGGCTCAGGCAGGAAGCGGAGAGCGAGTATCAGCGGATGACTACCGGGCGGGTCTGGTACCGCAACCAGTATTTCCAAAACCACGGGATTTCAAATTTCTGCGGACTGGCTTACGCCGCCGCCGCGCTCTACGGCGAGGATGAACGCGCGCCGGACTGGCTGAGGATCTGCGAAGAGTTCATGGATATCGTGCTCGAAACCCTGCCCCCCGACGGGACTTCGCTGGAGGGGATCAGTTACGGGGCCTACGATTTCGAGTTCATCATCCGCTACGTGGCGCTGGCCCGGACCATGCTCGACCGCGACTACACCGATACCGAGGGGCTGAAGAATTTCCCGCGGTGGGTGCTGCATTCGATGCTGCCGGTCCAGGAGCCGACCGAGTGGGCGATGACCTTCGGTGACGCGCCCCGTCACGTGAACTGGCACGGCCCCGAAGCGCAGCTGTTCTGGAGCGCGACAAACTACAAGGACCCTGTGGCCCAATGGCTCGGCCGTCACCTGATCGAGCTCGAAGACGAAGGGCTCGGCTCGGCGAGCTGGTGGGCGCTGCTGTTCTACGCCGACGCAATCCCGCCGGCAGGCCCCTCGGATTTCGCGACTTTCCAGCATTTCACCGAGAACGATCAGGTGATGATGCGCTCGTCCTGGCTCGACCCCGATGCAACACTGGTGGGACTCAAGGCGGGACCGTTCATGGGCCGGACCCTCTCGCCGCAGGCCAAGTGGGACTGGGGCACCAACCACCAGGAACCGGATGCGGGGAGCTTCCAGATTTTCTCCCACG
The DNA window shown above is from Candidatus Glassbacteria bacterium and carries:
- a CDS encoding amidohydrolase → MCTARKFLFVLLAVFMLPALSSAQTGDLRLLDWRPQSMMVVKETEVLKPKYPVIDVHNHLGRLANMQHYLEQMDEAGVWKVVSLDGRSAGDFYKKHLEAVKKVSPERLLVFFRPDFDRIDEPGWGQKEAARLEQAVKMGCRGLKIAKNLGLTHKDSTGALIKVDDRRIDPIWAKCSELGIPVMIHVSDPKAFFTPLDERNERYDELGAHPRWSFYGDQFPSKEEILAARNRVFARHPNTIFIGAHFGNLPEEIHQVANWLDLYPNFYVDIDARISELGRQPRTARKFFLRYQDRVMFGTDTPPNAEAYRIYYRFLETDDEYFDPTGGHHLQGRWMIYGVYLPDDVLEKIYNKNALKVFGMFKGA
- a CDS encoding DUF4962 domain-containing protein, with the translated sequence MTTRNVGIVFVFLIAGLLACQSGPPQGGQMYTSRDESLAAAHPRLILSPEVAENLQGKLSSSHEWLWTRYRQDIPSRLESAASGKTERLDRGVANSAQELAFIWKMTGNREHFEAARDHLLALAHSDPWPPENDLIHGHLLQGIALAYDWLYPRLSEQERKTVSDRLRQEAESEYQRMTTGRVWYRNQYFQNHGISNFCGLAYAAAALYGEDERAPDWLRICEEFMDIVLETLPPDGTSLEGISYGAYDFEFIIRYVALARTMLDRDYTDTEGLKNFPRWVLHSMLPVQEPTEWAMTFGDAPRHVNWHGPEAQLFWSATNYKDPVAQWLGRHLIELEDEGLGSASWWALLFYADAIPPAGPSDFATFQHFTENDQVMMRSSWLDPDATLVGLKAGPFMGRTLSPQAKWDWGTNHQEPDAGSFQIFSHGAQLAVDPGYTTFKRTANHNTMLFKEQGQLGEDVPWMGVAECVQFRHYPHIVHSATGDGYAYVVADMDRAYHRALNLDGYERHYLYLEPGVLLVADEFSLGADGALHSYPSRIMELSGGLEFGWGGYVVGEQGEASVKFTGTPGEYRIAVNYLDNFPGEGTYRVEVDGRLVHEWQSTNRDSDNHYIITPPAELKTGSRIAFVGRDMPRNCRLIRMAAYSPRASSERSARWLLHAETSATVGLDRDAGMVTIVNGTGALELYAISPDAKAAEISVEDWEIMEPDAEVETTKRISLVPSFDGDRVVLINLLHARAADGAALEGLESSLDSEGDNLKAAVSWRADGGSVSLDWDLRARTVELNIN